In a single window of the Streptomyces sp. CGMCC 4.7035 genome:
- a CDS encoding thioesterase family protein: MSASSPVPLAPRESAVDPLWWSWAGAHGGHVAAVALDAVRERFPGGAHPVRTLTTHLLAPVEARPLHVSGTAPATGRRTATCLFTGHQGGGPVVVGSAVFGSGRPGPSYDGRQAPGVPAPDDCASLDLPFGLAPFAEQVEIRPASDDRPLGGGERAELLAWVRFADGRALDAGAVVTLTDVLPPGLYACWRTARPVPTAELTVHFTDALDDGVPEGWALVWMRTAQAGGGWAVDDSEVWSADGRLLALARQARVVQDRSPGRR; the protein is encoded by the coding sequence ATGAGCGCTTCATCTCCGGTCCCTCTGGCGCCGAGGGAAAGCGCGGTCGATCCCCTGTGGTGGTCCTGGGCGGGAGCGCACGGAGGGCACGTCGCGGCCGTGGCTTTGGACGCCGTACGCGAACGGTTCCCCGGCGGAGCCCACCCGGTCCGCACCCTGACCACCCACCTCCTGGCCCCCGTCGAAGCCCGCCCTCTCCATGTCTCCGGGACCGCGCCCGCGACCGGCCGCCGCACCGCGACCTGCCTGTTCACCGGCCATCAGGGCGGGGGGCCGGTCGTCGTCGGCTCGGCCGTCTTCGGCTCCGGGCGCCCCGGACCCTCGTACGACGGCAGGCAGGCGCCCGGCGTACCGGCGCCGGACGACTGCGCGTCGCTCGATCTGCCCTTCGGCCTCGCGCCGTTCGCCGAGCAGGTGGAGATACGGCCGGCCAGTGACGACCGGCCGCTCGGCGGAGGCGAGCGCGCGGAACTCCTCGCCTGGGTACGGTTCGCCGACGGTCGAGCGCTCGACGCCGGCGCGGTCGTCACGCTCACCGATGTGCTGCCGCCCGGCCTCTACGCGTGCTGGCGCACCGCGCGGCCCGTGCCGACCGCCGAGCTGACGGTCCACTTCACCGACGCACTGGACGACGGCGTCCCGGAGGGCTGGGCCCTCGTGTGGATGCGGACGGCACAGGCCGGCGGCGGCTGGGCGGTCGACGACAGCGAGGTGTGGTCGGCCGACGGCCGTCTGCTCGCCCTCGCTCGCCAGGCCCGCGTCGTGCAGGACCGTTCACCCGGCCGCCGGTAG
- a CDS encoding helix-turn-helix domain-containing protein has translation MNGAELFLLGRTLMKIGEEAIPTEGVGRYSTSTRSVLIVMLDIYAHPDTTVGEVATRTGLPQSAVSGCVARLRETGSVLTTTDPADRRRTLLRRDPEISGRRAQVAAAPIDAAVGTALGTDDAQEIADTIALLEQLAERLSPKVLDRLRQSPEQSTPSTR, from the coding sequence ATGAACGGAGCGGAACTGTTCCTCCTCGGCCGGACCCTGATGAAGATCGGGGAGGAGGCCATCCCGACCGAGGGCGTCGGCCGGTACTCCACCAGCACGCGCTCCGTGCTGATCGTGATGCTCGACATCTACGCCCATCCCGACACCACGGTCGGCGAGGTCGCCACCCGCACCGGACTGCCGCAGAGCGCCGTCTCCGGGTGCGTGGCCCGGCTCAGGGAGACTGGCTCGGTGCTGACCACGACCGACCCCGCCGACCGCAGGCGCACGCTGCTCCGACGCGACCCCGAGATCTCCGGCCGCCGCGCGCAGGTGGCCGCCGCGCCGATCGACGCGGCGGTCGGCACCGCGCTCGGTACCGACGACGCGCAGGAGATCGCGGACACCATCGCCCTGCTGGAGCAGCTCGCCGAACGTCTGTCGCCCAAGGTTCTCGACCGCCTGCGACAGAGCCCGGAACAATCGACGCCGTCGACGCGTTGA
- a CDS encoding Rv1733c family protein, with amino-acid sequence MRTRVRGWRWRRNPLRRRSDVIEAWTSLIVAVLLCVGAPLVGTAAGWWAYDNAHATQVSLRAHRHQVPAVLAEDAPAAVPSAQGGKQPLYGVKVHWTEPGKGTRTTVAQVPAGSRHGDRAEVWLDAKGHGVAPPPSNAAVWQQTLTAGVWAAGGLVGTVLLARAVIGRVAERHRMEEWEAEWARQGPNWGRRTA; translated from the coding sequence ATGCGAACCCGGGTGCGCGGCTGGCGCTGGCGACGCAATCCGCTGCGCCGCCGATCGGATGTCATCGAGGCGTGGACGTCGCTGATCGTCGCTGTTCTGCTGTGTGTCGGGGCCCCGCTCGTCGGCACGGCCGCGGGCTGGTGGGCGTACGACAACGCGCACGCGACCCAGGTGTCCCTGCGTGCCCACCGCCATCAGGTGCCCGCGGTACTCGCCGAGGACGCCCCGGCCGCGGTGCCCTCCGCGCAGGGCGGCAAACAGCCCCTGTACGGGGTGAAGGTGCACTGGACCGAGCCGGGCAAGGGCACGCGCACGACGGTCGCCCAGGTCCCGGCGGGCTCGCGGCACGGCGACCGGGCGGAGGTGTGGCTGGACGCCAAGGGCCACGGCGTCGCACCGCCGCCGAGCAACGCCGCGGTGTGGCAGCAGACCCTGACGGCCGGTGTGTGGGCCGCGGGCGGTCTGGTGGGGACCGTCCTGCTGGCGCGCGCCGTGATCGGCCGGGTCGCCGAGCGGCACCGCATGGAGGAGTGGGAGGCCGAATGGGCCCGTCAGGGGCCGAATTGGGGGCGGCGCACGGCATGA
- a CDS encoding acetylxylan esterase, whose product MALFDLSLDELREYRSASAEPADFDAFWTKTLQETREHDLDARFEPVETGLKTVQVYDVTFAGFGGHPVKGWLTVPTSTDGPLPTVVEFIGYGGGRALAHTHLLWASAGFAHFVMDTRGQGSAWGGGGETPDPVGSAPAFPGFMTRGVDEPENYYYRRVFTDGVRAVEAARSHPLTDASRTAAVGSSQGGGITLAVGGLVPDLVAVAPDVPFLCDFPRATRLTDRDPYREIGNYLKTHRGRTERVMRTLSYFDGVHFAARGRAPALFSAALEDQTCPPSTVFAAFNAWAHEDKTIEVYEFNDHEGGGPYQEAVKLRWLPARF is encoded by the coding sequence ATGGCCCTGTTCGACCTGTCGCTCGACGAGCTCCGCGAGTACCGCAGCGCTTCCGCGGAGCCCGCGGACTTCGACGCGTTCTGGACGAAGACACTCCAGGAGACCCGCGAGCACGACCTCGACGCCCGCTTCGAGCCCGTCGAGACGGGTCTGAAGACGGTCCAGGTGTACGACGTGACGTTCGCCGGGTTCGGCGGCCATCCGGTGAAGGGCTGGCTGACCGTGCCGACGTCCACGGACGGGCCGCTGCCGACGGTCGTGGAGTTCATCGGCTATGGCGGCGGGCGCGCCCTTGCGCACACACACCTGCTGTGGGCGTCGGCGGGGTTCGCGCACTTCGTGATGGACACGCGAGGCCAGGGCAGCGCGTGGGGAGGCGGCGGCGAGACGCCGGACCCGGTGGGCAGCGCCCCGGCGTTTCCCGGATTCATGACGCGCGGCGTCGACGAGCCCGAAAACTACTACTACCGGCGGGTCTTCACGGACGGCGTGCGGGCCGTCGAGGCGGCCCGTTCGCACCCGCTGACCGACGCCTCCCGCACCGCGGCCGTGGGCTCCAGCCAGGGCGGCGGCATCACGCTCGCGGTCGGCGGACTCGTACCGGACCTGGTGGCGGTGGCGCCGGACGTGCCGTTCCTGTGCGACTTCCCGCGCGCGACGAGGCTGACGGACCGCGACCCGTACCGGGAGATCGGCAACTACCTCAAGACGCACCGTGGCCGCACCGAGCGGGTAATGCGGACGCTGTCGTACTTCGACGGTGTGCACTTCGCGGCGCGCGGTCGGGCGCCAGCGCTGTTCTCGGCGGCACTGGAGGACCAGACGTGCCCGCCGTCGACGGTCTTCGCCGCGTTCAACGCGTGGGCGCACGAGGACAAGACGATCGAGGTCTACGAGTTCAACGACCACGAGGGCGGCGGCCCTTACCAGGAGGCGGTCAAGCTGCGCTGGCTGCCGGCCCGCTTCTGA
- a CDS encoding serine hydrolase domain-containing protein, protein MSQYAPQVDGRCDPRFTSVRTAFEENFRGREELGAAVTVTVDGETVVDLWGGWADAARTRPWERDTVVNVWSTTKGPAALCLHILADRGLLDLDAPVATYWPEFAAAGKESVLVRHLLSHRAGLAGLREPHSADQLYDWELTVARLAATEPWWQPGTRSGYHALTYGFLVGEVVRRVSGLLPGAFLEREVTGPLGIDFTIGLPEKEAGRAAELVQPPIADSTEQAAVFAQLAPAALAALANPLVGAAEANSPEWRAAELPALNGHGTARAVAALYGILARRGSWDGRQVLSPEAAERVREGQGSCRDLVLGAGLGRDTEIGLGLWLSGSEGSYGPNPRAFGHDGFGGSCGLADPEAGVSLGYVMNRMGPHIADDPRKMALIDALYSAL, encoded by the coding sequence ATGTCCCAGTACGCACCCCAGGTGGACGGCCGGTGCGACCCGCGTTTCACGTCGGTGCGCACGGCGTTCGAGGAGAACTTCCGCGGGCGGGAGGAGCTGGGCGCGGCGGTCACGGTCACGGTGGACGGCGAGACCGTGGTGGATCTGTGGGGCGGCTGGGCGGATGCGGCACGCACGCGCCCCTGGGAGCGCGACACGGTGGTCAACGTCTGGTCCACGACCAAGGGCCCGGCCGCCCTGTGTCTGCACATCCTGGCCGATCGCGGCCTGCTCGACCTCGACGCGCCGGTGGCCACGTACTGGCCCGAGTTCGCGGCCGCGGGCAAGGAGTCGGTGCTCGTACGGCATCTGCTCTCCCACCGCGCCGGCCTGGCCGGGCTGCGGGAGCCGCACTCGGCGGACCAGCTCTACGACTGGGAGCTGACCGTCGCGCGGCTCGCGGCGACGGAGCCCTGGTGGCAGCCGGGGACGCGGAGCGGCTACCACGCGCTGACCTACGGGTTCCTGGTGGGCGAGGTGGTCCGACGGGTGTCGGGGCTACTGCCGGGCGCGTTCCTGGAGCGGGAGGTGACCGGGCCGCTCGGCATCGACTTCACCATCGGGCTCCCCGAGAAGGAGGCGGGACGGGCGGCGGAGCTGGTGCAGCCGCCGATCGCGGACAGCACCGAACAGGCGGCGGTCTTCGCCCAGTTGGCACCGGCGGCGCTGGCGGCACTGGCCAACCCCCTCGTGGGCGCCGCCGAGGCCAACAGTCCCGAGTGGCGGGCGGCCGAACTCCCGGCGCTCAACGGCCACGGCACGGCCCGCGCGGTCGCCGCGCTGTATGGGATCCTCGCCCGCCGGGGGTCGTGGGACGGGCGGCAGGTGCTGTCCCCGGAAGCGGCCGAGCGGGTGCGCGAGGGGCAGGGCAGCTGCCGTGACCTGGTGCTGGGCGCCGGTCTGGGGAGGGACACGGAGATCGGACTCGGGCTCTGGCTCAGCGGATCCGAGGGTTCGTACGGGCCGAACCCGAGGGCTTTCGGACACGACGGCTTCGGCGGCTCCTGCGGTCTCGCGGACCCCGAGGCGGGCGTGTCACTGGGCTACGTCATGAACCGCATGGGCCCGCACATCGCCGATGACCCGAGGAAGATGGCGCTGATCGACGCCCTGTACAGCGCCCTGTAG
- a CDS encoding class I SAM-dependent methyltransferase encodes MFSPHGPSLRELAVQALSSVERGYDLLAPKFDHTPFRTPDTVLDTVQGALRNMGPFDHGLDLCCGTGAGMDVLRTVCRRSVTGLDFSAGMLAVGREGVRSDGPSRVAWVRGDARALPFGRVFDLVVSFGAFGHFLPGELPGLFAQVHSVLRPGGRFVFPIGAPPRPSSPWYWALLGFDTAMRVRNALWRPPFVMYYRAFRFGDVRRELTRAGFTVEHQALPDFGRRPDGSPRCRLIVATRGSGTPRI; translated from the coding sequence ATGTTCTCCCCGCATGGTCCCTCCCTGCGCGAGCTGGCCGTTCAGGCGCTGTCCTCGGTCGAGCGCGGCTACGACCTGCTCGCACCCAAGTTCGACCACACCCCCTTCCGGACGCCTGACACGGTCCTCGACACCGTCCAGGGGGCCCTTCGGAACATGGGCCCCTTCGATCACGGGCTCGATCTGTGCTGCGGTACGGGCGCGGGGATGGACGTGCTGCGCACGGTGTGCCGCCGGAGCGTGACCGGTCTCGACTTCAGTGCGGGGATGCTCGCCGTCGGCCGGGAAGGGGTACGGTCCGACGGCCCGTCGCGCGTCGCCTGGGTGCGCGGCGACGCCCGTGCCCTGCCCTTCGGCCGCGTCTTCGACCTGGTCGTCAGCTTCGGCGCCTTCGGTCACTTCCTGCCGGGCGAGTTGCCCGGCCTTTTCGCGCAGGTTCACTCCGTGCTGCGGCCGGGCGGGCGGTTCGTGTTCCCGATCGGGGCCCCGCCGCGTCCCTCGTCGCCCTGGTACTGGGCACTGCTCGGCTTCGACACCGCGATGCGCGTCCGCAACGCCCTCTGGCGGCCGCCGTTCGTCATGTACTACCGGGCGTTCCGCTTCGGCGACGTGCGCCGGGAGCTGACGCGCGCCGGCTTCACGGTGGAGCACCAGGCGCTGCCCGACTTCGGGCGCCGGCCCGACGGCAGCCCGCGCTGTCGGCTGATCGTGGCGACGCGGGGGAGCGGCACACCCCGGATCTGA
- a CDS encoding alpha/beta fold hydrolase, whose amino-acid sequence MHDTSIRTMSVPGATLHYQLRGSGPLLLVSQSGEGDADRSDALVDHLVDTYTVVTYDRRGLSRSVLDDPGRGATLDEHVDDVHRLLAELTGEPAAMLGCSMGAVIGLRLAQRHPGQLSTLVAHEPAIPGLLPDAERRHAQNELDEMRAVFERDGWIAGVKKIGQILGIDPARQESEPGARLAKLDASREPNFTFFIRYDALTMSRAELGADELDVLKSGPVRIVPAAGLITPKSVFDYRCAEELAAGLGAGLVHFPGGHNGNLTHPKGFAEVLRTVL is encoded by the coding sequence ATGCATGACACCTCGATCCGCACGATGTCCGTCCCCGGCGCCACACTCCACTACCAACTCCGCGGCTCCGGCCCCCTGTTGCTGGTCTCCCAGAGCGGCGAGGGTGATGCCGACCGCAGTGACGCGCTGGTCGACCACCTCGTGGACACGTACACGGTGGTGACGTACGACCGCCGCGGCCTGTCCCGCAGCGTCCTCGATGACCCGGGGCGCGGCGCGACACTCGACGAGCACGTCGACGACGTGCACCGACTGCTCGCCGAACTCACCGGCGAACCCGCCGCGATGCTCGGCTGCAGCATGGGAGCTGTCATCGGGCTGCGGCTCGCGCAGCGGCATCCCGGGCAGCTGAGCACGCTCGTGGCGCACGAGCCCGCCATTCCCGGACTGCTGCCCGATGCCGAACGGCGCCACGCCCAGAACGAGTTGGACGAGATGCGGGCCGTCTTCGAGCGGGACGGATGGATCGCTGGAGTGAAGAAGATCGGTCAGATTCTCGGCATCGACCCAGCCCGGCAGGAGAGCGAACCGGGCGCGCGGCTCGCGAAGCTGGACGCCTCGCGCGAGCCGAACTTCACCTTCTTCATCAGGTACGACGCACTGACCATGAGCCGTGCCGAGCTGGGCGCCGACGAACTCGACGTGCTCAAGTCCGGGCCCGTCCGGATCGTGCCCGCGGCGGGGCTCATCACCCCGAAATCCGTCTTCGACTACCGCTGCGCCGAGGAACTGGCCGCGGGACTCGGCGCCGGACTCGTCCACTTCCCCGGCGGCCACAACGGCAACCTCACCCACCCGAAGGGCTTCGCCGAGGTCCTGCGCACCGTGCTGTGA
- a CDS encoding GntR family transcriptional regulator → MARIIPRPDHSHPRPREEPLYWHIATELLRELRDGTIPPGERLPAERQLAAHFRVSRETVRQALQILRRGGLVATDRRGSHAMLPGPTAEHVPSLVFPVGAQDAEPGRAAVTWEVPSPEHARTLGLAPRRPTLVHRYASAAADGSGVRRAVTSFSAVAVTEVPELARYRDRADGRASAELSRAYDWMRTAGLTLHHRDTITPLPPSVRVTRRVHDQWDRPLEITDLVVEAQRDALIYEFTLPAAG, encoded by the coding sequence ATGGCCCGCATCATCCCCCGACCCGATCACTCACACCCCCGTCCGCGCGAGGAGCCGCTGTACTGGCACATCGCCACCGAGCTGCTACGCGAGTTACGCGACGGCACCATCCCACCCGGGGAACGACTGCCCGCGGAACGGCAGTTGGCCGCACACTTCCGCGTCAGCCGGGAGACCGTGCGCCAGGCCCTGCAGATCCTGCGCCGCGGGGGGCTGGTCGCCACCGACCGGCGCGGCAGCCACGCCATGCTGCCCGGCCCCACCGCCGAGCACGTCCCCTCGCTCGTCTTTCCGGTGGGGGCGCAGGACGCCGAGCCCGGCCGGGCGGCGGTCACCTGGGAGGTCCCCTCCCCCGAGCACGCGCGGACGCTCGGCCTCGCACCACGGCGGCCGACCCTCGTCCACCGGTACGCGTCGGCGGCCGCCGACGGAAGTGGCGTACGGAGGGCTGTCACGTCGTTCTCCGCAGTCGCCGTCACGGAGGTACCGGAACTTGCCCGCTACCGGGACCGGGCGGACGGCCGCGCCTCGGCCGAACTGAGCCGCGCCTACGACTGGATGCGCACGGCGGGGCTGACCCTGCACCACCGCGACACGATCACTCCGCTGCCGCCGTCCGTGCGAGTGACCCGGCGCGTGCACGACCAGTGGGACCGGCCTCTGGAGATCACCGATCTCGTGGTGGAGGCCCAACGGGACGCGCTGATCTACGAGTTCACGCTACCGGCGGCCGGGTGA
- a CDS encoding cytochrome P450 family protein, which produces MDPSGGCPHAANARLLARGAVAPVVLPGEMEGMAVLGHDALREFLAHPDVAKDARHFTALREGRIPRGWPLMTFATVRGMTTADGEDHRRLRSLVSRAFTARRVEELRPRIEQLTISLLDDLDHAAASGGGVADLRRHFALPLPMGVISELLGVEDRYRDRLHHLSNQVVATDIGPQQAVAANRELVAVLGEIAAAKAERPGDDLTSALIAARDEEGDRLGEQELIGTLVLMIIAGHETTLNLITNAVRALCAHRDQLELVRKGEAGWGDVVEETLRWDAPVSYFPFRYPVRDLTVDGIVIPKGTPVLAGYSAAGRDPAVHGADADRFDVTRPRRTDAVRHLSLGYGAHFCLGAPLARLEAGVALERLFTRFPGLELAVPENELSRHSSFVGNSVRSLPVRPRP; this is translated from the coding sequence ATGGACCCCTCCGGCGGCTGCCCGCACGCCGCCAACGCGCGGCTGCTCGCGCGGGGTGCGGTCGCGCCGGTCGTCCTGCCCGGGGAGATGGAGGGGATGGCCGTACTCGGGCACGATGCGCTCAGGGAGTTCCTCGCGCATCCCGATGTCGCCAAGGACGCACGGCACTTCACGGCACTGCGGGAGGGGCGGATCCCCCGTGGCTGGCCGCTGATGACCTTCGCGACGGTGCGGGGCATGACGACCGCCGACGGGGAGGACCACCGGCGACTGCGGTCGCTGGTGAGCCGGGCGTTCACGGCTCGGCGTGTCGAGGAACTACGGCCCCGCATCGAGCAGTTGACCATCTCCCTGCTCGACGACCTCGACCATGCTGCCGCGTCCGGCGGCGGAGTGGCCGACCTGCGGCGGCACTTCGCGCTGCCCCTGCCGATGGGCGTCATCAGTGAACTGCTCGGTGTCGAGGACAGGTACCGGGACCGACTGCATCATCTGTCCAACCAGGTCGTCGCCACCGACATCGGCCCACAGCAGGCCGTCGCCGCCAACCGCGAACTCGTCGCCGTCCTCGGCGAGATCGCCGCGGCCAAGGCCGAGCGGCCCGGTGACGACCTCACCAGCGCGCTCATTGCCGCCCGGGACGAGGAGGGCGACCGGCTCGGCGAACAGGAGCTGATCGGCACCCTGGTGCTGATGATCATCGCCGGACACGAGACCACGCTGAACCTGATCACCAACGCCGTACGGGCGTTGTGCGCTCACCGCGACCAGCTCGAACTCGTCCGCAAGGGCGAGGCGGGCTGGGGCGACGTCGTCGAGGAGACGCTGCGCTGGGACGCACCCGTCAGCTACTTCCCGTTCCGTTACCCGGTGCGGGACCTGACCGTGGACGGGATCGTCATACCCAAGGGCACGCCCGTACTCGCCGGGTACTCCGCCGCCGGGCGCGATCCGGCCGTCCACGGGGCGGACGCCGACCGGTTCGACGTGACCAGGCCCCGACGAACGGACGCCGTACGGCATCTCTCCCTCGGGTACGGCGCCCACTTCTGCCTGGGCGCACCGCTGGCCCGGCTGGAGGCCGGCGTCGCGCTGGAGCGGCTCTTCACCCGCTTCCCCGGCCTGGAACTCGCCGTGCCGGAGAACGAGCTCTCCCGCCACTCCAGCTTCGTGGGCAACAGCGTGCGATCGCTTCCCGTGCGTCCGCGGCCCTGA